In Zea mays cultivar B73 chromosome 7, Zm-B73-REFERENCE-NAM-5.0, whole genome shotgun sequence, the following proteins share a genomic window:
- the LOC103633559 gene encoding CBL-interacting protein kinase 2, with protein MAEHKGNVLLHKYEMGKLLGQGTFAKVYHARNTATSESVAIKVIDKEKVMKVGLIDQIQREISVMKLVRHPNIVQLYEVMATKTKIYFVLEHVKGGELFNKIQRGRLKEDAARKYFQQLICAVDFCHSRGVYHRDLKPENLLLDENSNLKVSDFGLSALAECHRQDGLLHTTCGTPAYVAPEVINRKGYDGAKADIWSCGVILFVLLAGYLPFHDKNLMDMYKKIEKADFKCPSWFSTDVRRLLQRILDPNPSRRISMEKIMENPWFRKGLGAKLLRYDLQNKNAPHVDKNADFDSLSANITTESKQHEEKKPINMNAFDIISLSTGLDLSGLFEESNKKRESKFTSTNTSSTIISKIEDIAKNLRLNLTKKDGGLLKMEASKPGRKGVMGIDAEVFEVSPNFHLVEIKKTNGDTLEYQKVLNQEMRPALKEIVWAWQGEQSKQKQEQQSC; from the coding sequence ATGGCAGAGCATAAAGGGAACGTTCTCTTGCACAAGTATGAGATGGGGAAATTGCTTGGCCAAGGCACCTTTGCCAAGGTTTACCATGCTCGTAACACGGCGACTTCGGAAAGTGTCGCGATCAAAGTGATTGATAAGGAGAAGGTTATGAAGGTTGGTCTCATTGATCAAATCCAGCGAGAAATTTCTGTGATGAAGCTTGTTAGGCATCCAAACATCGTACAGCTCTATGAGGTCATGGCCACCAAAACCAAAATATACTTTGTGCTGGAACATGTTAAAGGTGGAGAGCTGTTCAACAAGATTCAGCgaggaaggctcaaggaagacgcAGCGAGGAAGTACTTCCAGCAGTTGATCTGTGCGGTGGACTTCTGCCACAGCAGGGGTGTCTATCATCGAGATTTGAAGCCAGAAAATCTTTTGCTCGATGAGAATAGCAACCTAAAGGTATCAGATTTTGGTCTAAGCGCACTTGCTGAATGCCATAGACAAGACGGCCTGCTCCACACGACTTGTGGCACGCCTGCTTATGTTGCCCCAGAGGTGATTAACAGAAAGGGTTATGATGGTGCAAAggctgacatatggtcttgtgggGTCATCCTGTTTGTGCTATTGGCTGGTTATCTTCCGTTCCATGATAAGAACTTGATGGACATGTATAAGAAGATTGAGAAAGCTGACTTCAAATGTCCAAGTTGGTTTTCTACCGATGTTCGGAGGCTTTTGCAAAGGATTCTTGATCCTAACCCTAGTAGAAGGATCTCGATGGAAAAAATCATGGAGAATCCATGGTTTAGGAAGGGTTTAGGTGCAAAGCTACTTAGGTACGATTTACAGAATAAGAATGCCCCTCATGTGGACAAGAATGCAGATTTTGATTCACTGAGCGCCAACATAACAACTGAGAGCAAGCAACATGAAGAAAAGAAGCCTATCAACATGAATGCATTTGATATAATCTCTCTATCAACTGGCTTGGACCTCTCTGGTTTATTTGAAGAATCTAACAAGAAGAGAGAATCCAAATTCACATCTACCAACACAAGCTCGACAATCATATCGAAGATCGAAGATATTGCAAAGAATTTGCGGTTGAATTTGACAAAGAAGGATGGTGGTTTGTTAAAGATGGAAGCTTCAAAGCCCGGAAGGAAAGGGGTAATGGGTATCGATGCCGAAGTATTTGAGGTTAGCCCTAACTTTCATCTTGTGGAGATAAAGAAGACGAATGGCGACACTCTAGAGTATCAAAAGGTCCTGAACCAAGAAATGAGGCCCGCACTCAAGGAAATAGTGTGGGCTTGGCAAGGTGAGCAATCAAAGCAAAAGCAGGAACAACAGTCGTGTTAA